The following proteins come from a genomic window of Lolium rigidum isolate FL_2022 chromosome 5, APGP_CSIRO_Lrig_0.1, whole genome shotgun sequence:
- the LOC124653433 gene encoding type IV inositol polyphosphate 5-phosphatase 9-like isoform X2, translated as MVTSKILHHQELCAHRSMSEVSGIVNETLGKRPLGGQDTLKYRVFASTWNVGGIIPSDDLNLEDWLDTRANSYDIYVLGFQEIVPLNAINVLGPSKRCISTKWNSLIGKALNKNKTQDGEQLHHTTTNNSAIESFTQQGCFRCIRSKQMVGIFASVWVRSNLRPYIRHLNVSCVGSGIMGYLGNKGSVSVRFLLHEMSFCIVCCHLASGGKQGDVLLRNFDAADILARTKFHGDGNKNLPKKILDHDQVLLLGDLNYRISLEETETRLLVKAKNWSTLLENDQLVSEFSTGRLFEGFQEGSVTFSPTYKYQPNSDQYYWCFEAARGEKKRAPAWCDRILWRGKDLKQIQYETCDYKLSDHRPVRAGFFVECKIKGDVGSVGGFMPSMPDA; from the exons ATGGTGACAAGTAAGATACTGCACCACCAGGAGCTGTGTGCCCATCGATCCATGTCTGAGGTTTCAGGCATAGTGAATGAAACATTAGGAAAGAGGCCATTGGGTGGGCAGGATACTCTGAAATACAG GGTGTTTGCTAGTACATGGAATGTTGGTGGCATAATACCATCAGATGATCTAAACTTAGAAGATTGGTTGGATACAAGGGCTAACTCCTACGATATATATGTCCTAGG GTTCCAAGAAATAGTGCCACTCAATGCAATAAATGTCCTTGGTCCTAGCAAGAGATGCATATCTACAAAGTGGAACTCACTAATTGGGAAGGCACTGAACAAAAATAAGACGCAAGATGGGGAACAGTTGCATCATACAACTACAAATAACAGTGCAATAGAGAGTTTCACACAACAGGGATGCTTTAGATGCATCAGGAGCAAGCAGATGGTGGGCATATTTGCCTCAGTCTGGGTGAGAAGCAATCTTAGGCCATACATTCGCCATTTGAATGTGTCATGTGTTGGATCGGGTATCATGGGCTACCTAGGGAACAAG GGTTCAGTGTCAGTTCGATTCTTGTTGCACGAGATGAGCTTTTGCATTGTTTGTTGTCACCTGGCTTCAGGTGGCAAACAAGGGGATGTACTGCTGAGGAATTTTGATGCAGCGGACATACTTGCAAGGACGAAATTCCATGGCGATGGAAATAAAAATCTGCCAAAGAAGATCCTTGATCACGA TCAGGTACTTTTGCTTGGTGACTTGAATTATAGGATATCACTGGAAGAGACCGAGACAAGGTTGCTGGTGAAAGCTAAGAACTGGTCCACCTTGTTAGAGAACGATCAG CTAGTGTCTGAGTTCTCGACTGGTCGACTTTTCGAAGGCTTTCAAGAAGGGTCAGTCACCTTCTCTCCCACCTACAAGTACCAGCCAAACTCTGATCAGTACTACTGGTGCTTTGAGGCGGCGCGGGGCGAGAAGAAACGTGCTCCCGCATG GTGCGATCGCATTCTTTGGCGTGGTAAGGACTTGAAACAAATCCAATACGAGACTTGCGACTACAAGTTATCGGACCACCGGCCCGTGAGAGCGGGTTTCTTTGTGGAATGCAAGATCAAGGGAGATGTGGGCTCTGTTGGTGGCTTCATGCCG
- the LOC124653433 gene encoding type IV inositol polyphosphate 5-phosphatase 9-like isoform X1: MGENRKFGQIILPRMVTSKILHHQELCAHRSMSEVSGIVNETLGKRPLGGQDTLKYRVFASTWNVGGIIPSDDLNLEDWLDTRANSYDIYVLGFQEIVPLNAINVLGPSKRCISTKWNSLIGKALNKNKTQDGEQLHHTTTNNSAIESFTQQGCFRCIRSKQMVGIFASVWVRSNLRPYIRHLNVSCVGSGIMGYLGNKGSVSVRFLLHEMSFCIVCCHLASGGKQGDVLLRNFDAADILARTKFHGDGNKNLPKKILDHDQVLLLGDLNYRISLEETETRLLVKAKNWSTLLENDQLVSEFSTGRLFEGFQEGSVTFSPTYKYQPNSDQYYWCFEAARGEKKRAPAWCDRILWRGKDLKQIQYETCDYKLSDHRPVRAGFFVECKIKGDVGSVGGFMPSMPDA; this comes from the exons ATGGGAGAGAACCGGAAGTTTGGACAA ATCATCCTGCCAAGGATGGTGACAAGTAAGATACTGCACCACCAGGAGCTGTGTGCCCATCGATCCATGTCTGAGGTTTCAGGCATAGTGAATGAAACATTAGGAAAGAGGCCATTGGGTGGGCAGGATACTCTGAAATACAG GGTGTTTGCTAGTACATGGAATGTTGGTGGCATAATACCATCAGATGATCTAAACTTAGAAGATTGGTTGGATACAAGGGCTAACTCCTACGATATATATGTCCTAGG GTTCCAAGAAATAGTGCCACTCAATGCAATAAATGTCCTTGGTCCTAGCAAGAGATGCATATCTACAAAGTGGAACTCACTAATTGGGAAGGCACTGAACAAAAATAAGACGCAAGATGGGGAACAGTTGCATCATACAACTACAAATAACAGTGCAATAGAGAGTTTCACACAACAGGGATGCTTTAGATGCATCAGGAGCAAGCAGATGGTGGGCATATTTGCCTCAGTCTGGGTGAGAAGCAATCTTAGGCCATACATTCGCCATTTGAATGTGTCATGTGTTGGATCGGGTATCATGGGCTACCTAGGGAACAAG GGTTCAGTGTCAGTTCGATTCTTGTTGCACGAGATGAGCTTTTGCATTGTTTGTTGTCACCTGGCTTCAGGTGGCAAACAAGGGGATGTACTGCTGAGGAATTTTGATGCAGCGGACATACTTGCAAGGACGAAATTCCATGGCGATGGAAATAAAAATCTGCCAAAGAAGATCCTTGATCACGA TCAGGTACTTTTGCTTGGTGACTTGAATTATAGGATATCACTGGAAGAGACCGAGACAAGGTTGCTGGTGAAAGCTAAGAACTGGTCCACCTTGTTAGAGAACGATCAG CTAGTGTCTGAGTTCTCGACTGGTCGACTTTTCGAAGGCTTTCAAGAAGGGTCAGTCACCTTCTCTCCCACCTACAAGTACCAGCCAAACTCTGATCAGTACTACTGGTGCTTTGAGGCGGCGCGGGGCGAGAAGAAACGTGCTCCCGCATG GTGCGATCGCATTCTTTGGCGTGGTAAGGACTTGAAACAAATCCAATACGAGACTTGCGACTACAAGTTATCGGACCACCGGCCCGTGAGAGCGGGTTTCTTTGTGGAATGCAAGATCAAGGGAGATGTGGGCTCTGTTGGTGGCTTCATGCCG
- the LOC124652901 gene encoding monoacylglycerol lipase-like, which produces MWPPAASPAGRALPSLRPPPPPPPPRLSAAVRFVVALPVAARARGQPPPPPRRLCLAAPRASEMAAAAEKGEEERRWWRGAEEMDAAVRREIAIRRLQEEAEEAGTGRSRREFAVFETARGDTLFTQSWTPAAADPLRGVVVLLHGLNEHSGRYNHFAKLLNDQGLKVYAMDWIGHGGSDGAHGYVSSLDHAVGDLKEFLEDVVLEENHGLPCFLFGHSTGGAIVLKAALDPSVEVNIEGLILTSPAIHVQPSHPIIKVVAPIFSVLAPKYRVSALHRRGPPVSRDPEALKIKYTDPLVYTGPIRVRTGNEILRISSYLQRNLSRVTVPFLVLHGTADTITDPRASQRLYQASMSTHKSIKLYDGYLHDLLFEPERDDIANDIINWLSSRLNALHGW; this is translated from the exons ATGTGGCCCcccgcggcctcgccggcgggcAGGGCGCTCCCCTCcctccgtccgccgccgccgccgccgccgccgcggttgTCGGCAGCGGTGCGGTTCGTCGTCGCTCTGCCTGTCGCGGCGAGGGCGCggggccagccgccgccgccgccgaggcggcTCTGCCTCGCTGCGCCGCGCGCGTCGGAGATGGCGGCCGCGGCCGAgaagggggaggaggagaggaggtggtggaggggcGCGGAGGAGATGGACGCCGCGGTGAGGCGGGAGATTGCGATCCGGAGGctgcaggaggaggcggaggaggcggggaCGGGGCGGAGCAGGAGGGAGTTCGCCGTGTTCGAGACGGCCAGGGGGGACACGCTCTTCACGCAGtcgtggactcccgccgccgccgaccccctcAG GGGCGTAGTTGTTCTGCTACATGGTCTGAATGAGCATAG TGGAAGATACAACCATTTTGCAAAGTTGTTGAATGATCAAGGGCTTAAAGTTTATGCAATGGACTGGATTG GACATGGCGGAAGTGATGGGGCGCACGGTTATGTTTCATCGCTTGATCATGCTGTTGGTGACTTG AAAGAATTCTTGGAGGATGTTGTGTTGGAAGAAAACCATGGTTTGCCATGCTTCTTATTTGGCCATTCCACAGGTGGAGCTATTGTTTTGAAG GCAGCACTAGATCCTTCTGTCGAAGTAAATATAGAAGGTTTGATCTTGACATCGCCAGCCATTCACGTACAGCCATCTCATCCGATTATCAAA GTTGTTGCACCGATCTTCTCTGTGTTGGCTCCAAAATACCGAGTCAGTGCTTTGCATAGGAGAGGACCTCCTGTTTCCCGTGATCCAGAGGCTCTGAAGATCAAGTACACTGACCCACTTGTGTATACTGGACCAATTAGAGTTAGAACCGGCAATGAAATTCTCCGGATATCATCGTACTTGCAGAGAAACTTAAGCAGAGTTACTGTCCCCTTTCTAGTTCTTCACGGGACGGCTGACACGATAACTGACCCAAGAGCATCTCAACGACTCTACCAAGCATCAATGTCAACTCATAAATCTATAAAGCTATATGACGGATATTTACATGATCTTCTCTTTGAGCCTGAAAGGGATGATATAGCAAATGATATCATCAATTGGTTGAGCTCAAGACTTAATGCTCTCCACGGATGGTAA
- the LOC124651711 gene encoding annexin D5-like, with product MASLTLPPAPPNPRQDAIDLHKAFKGFGCDSTAVSNILAHRDSMQRGYIQHEFKTMYSEELSRRISSELSGNHKKAMLLWILDPAGRDATVLRDALSVEAPDLRAATDIICSRTPSQLQIMKQTYYAKFGTYLEHDIGQQTSGDHQKILLAYLGIPRYEGPEVDPTIVTHDAKDLYKAGEKKLGTDEKTFIRIFTERSWAHMAAVASAYHHMYDRSLEKVVKNETSGNFEVALITILRCAENPAKYFAKALRKSMKGLGTDDRTLIRIVVTRTEIDMQYIKAEYYKKYKKPLSDAIHSETSGSYRTFLLSLVGSH from the exons ATGGCGAGCCTCACcttgccgccggcgcctcccaacCCCCGCCAGGACGCCATCGACCTCCACAAGGCCTTCAAAG GGTTTGGGTGTGATAGTACAGCAGTTTCAAATATACTTGCTCACCGTGACTCAATGCAACGTGGATACATTCAACATGAATTCAAGACTATGTATTCTGAGGAACTTTCGCGTCGTATATCATCTGAACTCAGTGGAAACCACAAG AAAGCAATGTTGCTCTGGATTCTTGATCCTGCTGGACGTGATGCAACTGTTTTGAGAGATGCTCTGAGTGTTGAAGCTCCTGATCTGAGAGCAGCTACTGATATAATATGTTCCAGGACACCATCACAGCTGCAAATAATGAAACAGACATATTATGCCAAGTTTGGTACCTATCTTGAGCATGACATTGGTCAGCAAACTTCTGGTGATCATCAGAAG ATCTTACTAGCCTATTTGGGCATTCCACGCTATGAAGGCCCTGAGGTTGATCCCACTATAGTGACACATGACGCAAAGGACCTGTACAAAGCTGGTGAGAAAAAGCTTGGCACAGATGAGAAAACCTTCATTCGTATCTTCACTGAACGCAGCTGGGCACACATGGCAGCTGTTGCTTCTGCTTACCACCACATGTATGATCGATCGTTAGAGAAG GTTGTCAAGAATGAAACATCtggaaattttgaagttgcactgaTAACTATCCTCAGATGTGCTGAGAATCCAGCGAAGTATTTTGCTAAG GCATTAAGGAAGTCCATGAAAGGTCTAGGTACTGACGACAGGACACTTATAAGGATTGTGGTGACGAGGACTGAGATTGATATGCAGTATATCAAGGCAGAATACTACAAGAAATACAAAAAGCCGTTAAGTGATGCTATCCATTCTGAAACATCAGGGAGTTATCGGACGTTCCTGCTCTCGCTTGTTGGTAGCCACTAG